The genomic window TATAATCCTCCTCGCCGAGGAGCTCGATCACGCCCTTCCTCGGTGAGCCGAAGACGAATCCGACCTCCCCCTCCAGCGGGGGAAGCTTCACCTCTCGGATGTCGCGACCCCTCCTTGAGGTCGCGATGACCAAATCCAGCCTGGCCTTTTTAAGTGTTTTCGCCAGTGACTTCCTCGTCAGGTGAACCCTGTACCCCCAGTATTCCTCCGGCTTCGCTGGTATCACCCTGAGCGGCCTTACCGAGACGATCCTGAACGTTGCGCGCCCTTCAACGTCCCCCTCGACCATCGCGAGGTCGTCGAGGCCGATGTCCGCGTAGACCCTGCGTCCCTTCCTAAAGGCGAAGCCCTCGCGGATTTCGCCGACCTTTGGCTTTCCCTTGAGCTTGTGGTGCGGCGTTCTGAGCGGCGGGATGACACCGACGTACTTGAGTTCGGGCATCAGCGGGAACAGCCTTTTGCGGAGGTACTGGGGTGTTTCCGCGTATTCAAGGATGGTCTTGATGAACCTGCCGTCCCTGCCGCCAGCCCTGTAGATCCAGACGTGCTCGACGCCAAAGATTGCACAGGCCCTGGCTATCTGCCCGACCTTGTACGTCCTGATCTTCGGGTCGTCGCTCTCTTCGAGGAGCGAATCTGGAATGAAGACGTGCCAGGCCATTTTTCCGTCATCCTTCGCTGTGGTCACTTCAACGCTGAAGTGGGGTCTATGGAGAGTATTTAAAAGGCTTTCGAACCCTTCCACCCTTTTTTGGTCTGGAAGGTATGCAACTTTTTTGCAAACAAAAGACAAGGGAGCTCCGCCCCCTTATCTCTCTGTACTCTCAAACCCCCGGAGTGGGGCTTCGCCCCACAACCCCACTTTTCTCTAAAACCTGGGAAACTACGTTTCCCCGCCTTCCTTATTCATTAATCCTCTGGGGGCTAACGCCCCCACACCCCCAGAAACTTTACCCTGCAAAGTTTGTTTGCTTCGCAAAGCGCTGGCGGAAAGTGATAAACTGTCCCTTAAGCCCTCTCTAACGAGGGTTTCCTTTCATTGAGATTTGGTTTTTGATTCAGAACATCTTCAGGGGCCTCCTTTTAAAAGGGTTTACTTCAAAAAGACGCCCGAAGGGCGTCAGCAGTAGGAAACCCTCACAAGACGCTCTCATCATGCATGTTCTTCGTTAGGCTGACGGTATCTTGAGGAAACCCATGTTGTAATCATTACCTTATTGGGGGAGAATTGTTTGATGAAACTTTGCGCAAGCAAAGGTTGGGGGAAAGCCTTTTAACTTGCAGGGGTGCAAGTAACTTGTGGGGGTGCAAGTTAATGCTGTTCTCACCCTACCCAAAGACGAAAAGGAAAGAACTGTTTGACAGGGAGCGGGAGCTCAGGGAGTTTGAAGAGGCAATAGAACGCGGGGAGAGGCTGATACTCCTCCTCGGGCTCAGAAGGCTGGGAAAAAGCTCCCTACTGAACGTTGCTCTCAACGAGCTTCCAAACCCATCAATTAAGATAGACGTGCGAAAAACATACTCCGAGTTCTCCTCTGTGAACAGGTACGTCATCGGGAAGATGCTCCTCTCGGCAATGAGCGGGAGGCAGAGGATTATCGAAGAGGCAAAGGTCTTCCTCGAAAGGGTTAAAGGCGTGAGTGTCTCAGGGGTTAAGGTCGAGATAACCTCAAAGGAGTTCTCGATAACCGAGCTCTTGGAGGCCCTCAACGAGTACGGCGAAAGGGCCGGAAGGATCATCATAGCGTTCGACGAGGCCCAGTACCTCCGCTTTGGCGGGGCGACAAAGTACGACGGGATTCTGGCTTACGCAATCGACAACCTCGAGAACCTGAGCTTCGTCCTGACTGGCTCTGAAGTGGGCCTGCTCTTCGATTTCCTCAAGTTCAACGACCCAAACGCTCCGCTCTTCGGCAGGTACCACCACAACATAACCCTCGAGAGGTTCAGCCCGGAGCTGAGCGCCGAGTTTCTGAGGAGGGGCTTTGAGGAAGGAAAAGTTAGGGTAGGCGAGCGCGAGATTGAGGCGACCGTTGAGGAACTCGACGGAATCGTCGGCTGGCTGGCACTCTACGGCTACGTCAGGGTTACGAGAGGGGTAGGACACGAAAAGGCTATCGAGGAAGTCCTCAGGGAGGCGAAATCAGTTGTGAACAGCGAGCTGTCAAAGCTCTTCGCCTACAGTCCGAGGTACAGGGTGATACTGAAGGCAATAAGCCTCGGCTATTCCCGCTGGAAGGAGGTCAAGGACTACCTCACGCTCAAGCTCGGCTACGTCAACGACTCCAACTTTTCAAAGCTTCTTGAGAACCTCGTGAAGTCTGGCTACGTCGAGAAGAGAAACGGGAGGTATAAGATTTCGGACCCCGTTCTTGAGAGGGTCTTCAGGGAACTTTAACTTGCACCCCTGCAAGCTACTTGTGGAGGTGCAAGTTGAGAGGAGGAGAGACGAGGAAAGTGCTAAATACACCGAGGGCCAAAAATCCAATGGGGATAGCATGGGGATTAAAATGGGGAAACCAATCGTAATCAACCGCGAACTAAGCGAGCTGGACGAGTTCGTACTGGAGGTAGTCAAGCTCATAGAAAAACACGCATCCTACGTAATAGTCAGCGGCTATGTCACGATTCTCTTCGGTCGCTCTCGCGGAACTGAGGACGTGGACTTTGTAATCGAAAGGATTCCGGAGCAGAGGTTCCTGAGGATGTGCGATGAGGCGGAGGCGAGAGGCTTCGAGTTCCTTAACCCGGAGGACTGCAGTGGCCTCTATGAAATGCCCGTCGAGAAAATGGGGATCCGGATGGCCAGAAGGGGGGAGATGATCCCAAACGCGGAGATAAAGTTTCCAAAGGACTACTTCCCTCGAGAAGCTCTTGAGAGAAGGATTCCCGTGGAGCTCAGCGGCAGAAGAATTTACATCTCACCGATAGAACTGCAGATAGCGTACAAGCTTTACCTTGGAAGCGATAAGGACTTCGAAGATGCGTTCTTCCTGTACGAACTGTTTAAGGACAACCTCGACGGGGCGATGCTCCGTGAATACGCGAAAAGGCTCGACGTCGAAGTACCGTTCTAAGCGCGACATGGAGGAGAGACTGGCCTTCATAAGGTTATACGTCAAGAGGCTGAAGGAGAACCCCGATGAGGTATTCAGACAGCAGGTGAAACTGATCAACTCGTTCCTTCAATCGGCCAAGGACTTCCCGCTCAGCAAAGAGGAG from Thermococcus sp. includes these protein-coding regions:
- a CDS encoding putative RNA uridine N3 methyltransferase; the protein is MAWHVFIPDSLLEESDDPKIRTYKVGQIARACAIFGVEHVWIYRAGGRDGRFIKTILEYAETPQYLRKRLFPLMPELKYVGVIPPLRTPHHKLKGKPKVGEIREGFAFRKGRRVYADIGLDDLAMVEGDVEGRATFRIVSVRPLRVIPAKPEEYWGYRVHLTRKSLAKTLKKARLDLVIATSRRGRDIREVKLPPLEGEVGFVFGSPRKGVIELLGEEDY
- a CDS encoding ATP-binding protein, whose amino-acid sequence is MLFSPYPKTKRKELFDRERELREFEEAIERGERLILLLGLRRLGKSSLLNVALNELPNPSIKIDVRKTYSEFSSVNRYVIGKMLLSAMSGRQRIIEEAKVFLERVKGVSVSGVKVEITSKEFSITELLEALNEYGERAGRIIIAFDEAQYLRFGGATKYDGILAYAIDNLENLSFVLTGSEVGLLFDFLKFNDPNAPLFGRYHHNITLERFSPELSAEFLRRGFEEGKVRVGEREIEATVEELDGIVGWLALYGYVRVTRGVGHEKAIEEVLREAKSVVNSELSKLFAYSPRYRVILKAISLGYSRWKEVKDYLTLKLGYVNDSNFSKLLENLVKSGYVEKRNGRYKISDPVLERVFREL